Proteins from a single region of Ischnura elegans chromosome 2, ioIscEleg1.1, whole genome shotgun sequence:
- the LOC124153469 gene encoding integrator complex subunit 12-like has translation MAAYELDPVFSLGLKLLHSKSRDSADQLRSLLEEVTKQKYGGSSRLLPTMKRMSEERFESSKSGAPELMAKSSATKTGVIIPPPAANVGLQSGAGTPVLPLTKVEDVGSASDSYSGSRVIGSRHGSDGSDSDDADDLALEILEEDLMCVVCRGMDVGARNRLVECVECHSLYHQECHRPPIQEAHASDPRRVWTCSACSKPQTLQPSTVPKAPPIRVGGGKPISIITSKKSEPKSQSPLSSVAMQQSPIKSGSSSNNSKSSFSSSSTKSSSSGGISKGSSSKSVDGTSSSKSSSLSSSSLTSSVASSAGSSGNSSSANSGSSKVLSSKIAHADKRIQIMKKKAAKMQEKRKLSK, from the exons ATGGCTGCATATGAACTTGATCCGGTTTTCAGTTTGGGGCTGAAGTTACTCCATTCAAAATCAAGAGATTCTGCTGATCAATTGCGGTCATTACTCGAAGAAGTGACAAAGCAGAAGTATGGGGGAAGCAGTCGGCTGCTGCCTACAATGAAGCGG ATGAGTGAAGAGAGATTTGAGTCGAGCAAAAGTGGAGCACCTGAGCTTATGGCAAAATCTAGTGCAACAAAGACTGGAGTTATTATTCCACCACCAGCTGCAAATGTTGGTCTTCAGAGTGGTGCTGGAACTCCTGTTTTGCCACTTACCAAGGTGGAAGATGTTGGGAGCGCTAGTGACTCATATAGTGGTTCAAGGGTCATTGGGAGTCGACATGGCAGTGATGGCTCTGATTCAGATGATGCCGATGATCTTGCTCTTGAAATTCTTGAGGAAGATCTTATGTGTGTTGTGTGCAG GGGCATGGATGTTGGTGCTAGAAATAGGCTTGTAGAATGTGTGGAATGTCATTCTTTGTATCACCAAGAATGTCATCGTCCACCCATTCAAGAAGCCCATGCGTCAGACCCTAGGAGAGTGTGGACTTGCTCAGCTTGTTCAAAACCGCAGACTCTCCAGCCATCAACAGTTCCCAAGGCACCACCGATAAGG GTTGGTGGTGGAAAACCCATCTCTATCATTACAAGTAAAAAGAGTGAACCAAAGTCTCAGAGTCCATTGAGTAGTGTGGCCATGCAGCAGTCTCCTATTAAGTCTGGATCTAGCAGCAATAATTCCAAgtcttccttttcttcttcatCTACGAAGAGCTCTTCAAGTGGTGGAATATCAAAAG GGTCTTCGAGCAAGAGTGTAGATGGGACATCCTCTTCCAAATCATCATCTTTAAGCTCATCATCATTGACATCCAGCGTTGCAAGTTCAGCAGGCAGTAGTGGGAATAGCAGTAGTGCCAACAGTGGTAGCAGCAAAGTATTATCATCAAAAATAGCTCATGCTGACAAGCGCATTCAAATCATGAAGAAAAAGGCTGCTAAGATGCAGGAGAAGAGGAAACTATCTAAGTGa